In Solidesulfovibrio fructosivorans JJ], a genomic segment contains:
- a CDS encoding EF-hand domain-containing protein: MRTAIAAFALIAALAAVPAAYAASQPTQDTTAAAEKMFTTMDTNKDGVLTKEEFAAHHMADDFAKADKNGDGKVTREEYLGHASGMQMQ, encoded by the coding sequence ATGCGCACCGCCATAGCCGCCTTCGCCCTCATCGCCGCCCTGGCCGCCGTCCCCGCCGCCTACGCCGCATCCCAGCCGACCCAAGACACCACCGCCGCCGCCGAAAAGATGTTCACCACCATGGACACCAACAAGGACGGCGTCCTGACCAAGGAAGAATTCGCCGCCCACCACATGGCCGACGACTTCGCCAAAGCCGACAAGAACGGCGACGGCAAGGTCACCCGCGAGGAATACCTCGGCCACGCCTCCGGCATGCAGATGCAGTAA